A portion of the Pseudoalteromonas galatheae genome contains these proteins:
- the hmpA gene encoding NO-inducible flavohemoprotein: protein MLTNNTIELVKQSAPLLAQVGPEITAKFYHNMFNQHPELKGVFNQSHQASGKQPLALFAALAAYANYIDQPEVLSDAILRINHKHVSLGILPEQYAIVGRHLIATLKAEFSEQFTDEIEQAWLSAYQFLADLFITAEHGLYQTALDQQGGWQGTREFTIEKVISNTENIKSFYLKPVDGKAVPHYQAGQFISVFIPKEVAGFQQIRQYSLSVAPNGSYLRISTKHDGAVSQYLHTLKVGDVLKLTPPAGDFVRQHTASPKVYISAGVGITPMLCMLGVHSQHSPEVEAHFLHANKAFSDLGFNQEINELGSNIRDFNVVTWLESEADGAYSGLMDINVIKNTLPLTDGEFYLCGPVAFMRFIKTQLINAGVQAEQIFYEVFGPHENLPN from the coding sequence ATGCTTACAAACAACACGATTGAGTTGGTAAAACAAAGTGCACCGTTATTGGCTCAGGTCGGTCCCGAGATCACCGCCAAGTTTTATCATAATATGTTCAATCAACACCCTGAGCTGAAAGGGGTATTCAACCAATCGCATCAGGCTTCGGGAAAACAGCCGTTGGCACTATTTGCGGCATTAGCAGCCTATGCCAATTATATTGATCAACCAGAAGTACTCAGTGACGCCATTTTACGTATCAACCATAAACACGTTAGCCTTGGGATCTTACCTGAGCAATACGCTATTGTTGGCCGGCATTTAATTGCAACACTCAAAGCCGAGTTCAGCGAACAATTCACAGACGAAATAGAGCAAGCTTGGCTTAGTGCCTACCAGTTTTTAGCAGATTTATTTATCACCGCAGAGCATGGTCTGTATCAAACCGCACTTGATCAGCAAGGTGGGTGGCAAGGAACGCGTGAATTTACGATTGAAAAGGTAATAAGCAATACTGAAAATATTAAGAGCTTTTATCTCAAACCAGTCGACGGTAAAGCCGTACCTCATTACCAAGCTGGGCAATTTATTTCTGTTTTTATACCAAAAGAAGTGGCAGGGTTTCAGCAGATCCGCCAATACTCTTTGTCTGTTGCCCCCAATGGTTCGTATCTTAGAATTTCGACTAAACACGACGGTGCCGTATCGCAATATCTTCATACGCTTAAAGTGGGCGACGTCCTCAAGCTCACTCCACCAGCTGGAGACTTCGTCAGACAACACACAGCCAGTCCAAAGGTATACATTAGCGCTGGGGTTGGAATTACTCCTATGCTTTGCATGCTTGGTGTTCATAGCCAACATTCACCTGAAGTCGAAGCACACTTTTTACACGCTAATAAAGCCTTCAGTGACTTAGGTTTCAATCAAGAAATCAATGAGCTTGGTAGCAATATCCGAGATTTTAATGTGGTTACATGGTTGGAGTCAGAAGCCGATGGTGCATATTCTGGGCTGATGGATATCAACGTAATCAAAAATACTTTGCCGCTCACAGACGGAGAGTTCTACCTATGCGGCCCGGTTGCCTTTATGCGCTTTATCAAAACCCAACTGATTAATGCCGGTGTACAAGCCGAGCAAATCTTCTATGAGGTATTTGGTCCTCACGAAAACCTTCCAAACTAA
- a CDS encoding low molecular weight protein-tyrosine-phosphatase: MSAISSILVVCMGNICRSPTMEAVLKHKLEATELTIRIDSAGTIGYHQGNPPDPRSVAAGSARGYDFSGISAQQVKPSDFEDYDLVLCADNANYRDLLSICPNDLAHKVQLFLAFGDMAEREVPDPYYGGEHGFEHVLDLIEAASENIINKIRLSTR, translated from the coding sequence ATGAGCGCAATTTCTAGTATCTTAGTCGTATGCATGGGCAATATCTGCCGCTCTCCAACTATGGAGGCGGTATTAAAGCACAAACTCGAAGCAACAGAGTTAACAATCCGTATCGATTCTGCTGGTACCATTGGCTATCATCAAGGTAACCCTCCAGATCCACGAAGTGTCGCAGCAGGCAGCGCAAGAGGGTATGACTTTTCAGGCATATCAGCGCAGCAAGTAAAACCCAGTGATTTTGAAGATTACGACTTAGTTTTGTGTGCAGACAACGCTAATTACCGCGATCTACTCTCCATTTGTCCTAACGACTTAGCGCATAAAGTTCAGCTGTTTTTAGCGTTTGGTGACATGGCTGAGCGTGAAGTACCTGATCCTTATTATGGCGGTGAACATGGCTTTGAACATGTGCTTGATTTAATCGAAGCCGCCAGTGAAAACATCATTAACAAAATTCGCTTATCGACAAGGTGA